The Lewinellaceae bacterium nucleotide sequence ATCCTCTTTACCCCAAAATCACGAAGATTCACTCCATCGGTAAGTATCCAGATCAAACCCGGCCAGGTCCAAAACCCTGTCTGTTACCGTAGCAGCCAGTTCCTCGAATGTTTTTGGCTTGCTGTAGAACGACGGACTGGCGGGACAAATTATGCCGCCGGCCAATGTTATGGTTTCCATATTCCGGATATGAATCAGGTTGTAGGGCGTATCACGAGGTACCAGGATAAGTTTTCTCCTTTCCTTGAGCATCACATCGGCGGCCCGCCCGACCAGGTCAGTGGAGAGCCCGGCCGCGATCCTCCCCATCTGCCCCATCGAACAGGGACAAATGATCATGGTATCGTATTGGGCAGAACCGGAGGCGAAAGGAGCCATAAAATCATTAGGCTCATAACGATCGAAGGGGTAGTTTTCAAAGGAGCGATCTCCTAATTCAAATTCCCAGTTAAAACAAGCATTCTTACTCATCACTACCCCGACAGCCTCCCACTGTTTCCTGAGTTCTTTCAATTTATCCAATAAAACTTTTGCGTATATTGCACCACTTGACCCCCCCACGGCTACTACTATTTTCTTCATTTTTGTTAGCTTTAAGCCTGTTAAGATAAACATAAGATCACAACATTATTTTGGGTTTATTGTTTGAATTCCTAATTTTGATAAAAATTGTCCCCTCGTTATGATCCGTTTCACTAAAAATTTAAACATGAAAAAATTTATCGTTGGATTTTCCGTCATTGCTTTTTCAGCTGTATTGTTCGCCTTTACGCCTGAAAAAAATGCCCCTGAACCCATTACTCCAATCGCCAATGAAACCGCTCAGGTAAAATGGTACACCTGGGACGAAGCCATCAAAGCAGCAGAAAAAAGCCCCAAAAAGGTCTTTGTTGATGTTTACACTCAATGGTGCGGCTGGTGCAAAAAAATGGATCAAACCACCTTTGCCGATCCTAAGGTAGCTGCTTACCTCAACAAAAATTTCTACCCTGTCAAATTTGATGCCGAACAAAAAGAATCGATCAACTATAAAAACAATGTCCTGAAATACAGAGCCGATGTAGGCCGCAGAGGCCTGCACGAACTGGCCTATGCACTTTTGGACGGCCGTACCAGTTATCCGAGTTACGTTTACCTCGATGAAAAACAGGACAGGATTACCATCTCTCCCGGCTACAAGGAGGCGGGCCCTTTTCTCAAGGAGCTGAAGTTCATTTCAGAAGAACATTATAAAACAACCACTTATGACGATTACGTCAAAAAGGGTAAATAATTTTCCTGCCGTCACGGGGGTACTCAAAATTCCCGTGACGGTTTTCCTTTAATTTTCTTTCCTGCTTTCCACCAAATCATCCAGGTCCAGAAATTCCCAGTCGAGGCTTTTTTTGCGCACATCCCTGTGAAAAATCAGTATCTTATCCTTATCAAAACTGGTAACATAATCCGGCGCGGTGGCAAACTCAAGACTGTTGTTGATGCCCGACCCCAAAAAGACAATGCTGTCCGGTGTCTGGAATTCATATTCCTTGGCCCGCATCCCAAAATCTCCTCCCACCAGGATAACCTTCACCCCCCTGGAACGCACCTGCTTTAACTTTGGATACAAAAAATCAGTGAGGTAAAAAGCGGAATCGCAGCTGGCCTGGATGCCCGGATAGTTCGTATTAAACACCTCAGGGATCTGCCCGCTGGAATCCCTCCTGAGTTCACTCATGATGGCATGATGGTGCAGGATGACCAGGTGGGAAGACTCAGAAATGGTATCCGTTATGTTTTTGATAAGCTCAAGCTGTTCCGCTCTTTGATCACAATCATCCTGCAATTGTTTTGGAGGAAAATAACGGAACAAATTCGTATTCAGCACCAAGAGGCAAATACCGTCGAAAGTACGGGTGTAAAAGGTATTCCTTCCCGTCCTTTTGGTTATAAAATCAATATTCCCGTACTTGATGTCGTGGTTACCAAGGGTCCATTGCAGCTTTTCAGAAGAAAGGTCAAAAATACTGTCGAGATAATCCAGGGTAGATTCCTTAAAAGTAAGGCGGGAACAAACATCCCCTCCCAGCCACACCTGGTCATAAGAAGAAAAATCCAGGGACTCCAATCGCGGATCTATTCCGTACCAGTCCTGCCAATCGTAAGGATGTCCGAGGAAAATATACCGTTTATCCTTTTCCTCCTGTTGAGTGCAGCCCTGTACTAAAAGAACCGCACCCAAATAAAACAACCACATAAATCCTCTTTTTTTATTCATATTCCAGGTCGATTTTCCAAAAAAAATTACAAAACAAGACAAAGGTCAGAATTTTTCAATAAAAATCAACCCCCTGCAACCGTGTTGCTGTTACTATAAGTGCCCGGAAAAAAGAGTGCCCCTGCATCCTTAACTTCTACATTCTGCGGTTGGATATTGGTTATTCCCCTTGATGGCCGAAGCATGTCGCTCTAATCGATGTGAATAATGAAAGTTATAAGGATCGGATTTGTGTGCCCGGAATTATCCGGGGCAGCAAGGGCTGATAGAGGTGGAAATTTTGGATTTTCGAAATAATATTGGATATATTGATTTGTGATTGGGAATGGGCTATTTTTGATCGGAAGGTATGACGAGCGTATTGGGTCGAAGCTAAAAGCCTCCCTTCGGCGTCAGCAGACAGGCTGCGACCATCGACTCTATCATGGCCTGTAGCATCTCGCTAAATACACTTCCCTGACCAAATAAGGGGCCGCCACTGTAGAGCTGTTTGCTGACACGTTCCCGTAATTCCGGATCAGGTATCAGTTCCTCCAATGTTTTACGTTTCTTTTTACTCATACGTCAAAGTTCTTATTTTTTTTTAAGTTAACTTTGACACAGTTATTTGAACACCCTCTATCTGGATTGAGTAAGTTAGTTATTCATCTTCTGTACTTTCTTCTTTAGAAAACTTTTTCAGTCCAACTATTTGAACAATGGTGACTAAAAGGGCAATAATAATGGACCCAAGAATATTTTTTTTGATAAGTAGTACAATGTTTTCTTCTATGTCTTTGTCAAAGTAATCAAATAAAAAAAGTGTTAGAAATAAAACGATAAAGAAAAGAAAAAAAGTTTTTAAAAATGCAGTCCAAAGGCGATACCAACTACCATCTTTTGACCACTTTTGGAAATAGTAATAAACTGTATTCCAGCTAATTGAGAATCGACCAAAAAATTCTCGTAAGGGAAGTTCTCGCCATTGAGAACCTGATTTCAGTTTATACAATATGGCTTGGATTATTCGCCATAGACCAAATTTACACTTTGGGCCTCGTTTGCCTTTGCTTAAGTGAGGAACCAATTTTTCGTTAATCAACTTTTTGCTTAACTTGACCATCGTTGCAGGGGGGGTGTGAGTTAAGTAGGATTTTCAAACTTAACTCTCTGCAACGCTTTATCCTAAAATCCAAAAAACTTTAAACAACTTCCTTAAATAAGCTCTGGGCATTGGTAAAAACTATAAATTCTCTTTTCAGGTAAATTTAGAGAACTTCATTGAACAAAATCAATTTAGAATTCCCTATCTTGGATCCTCTTTTTATAAAGAGGTTGTTTTAAAATATAGCTTTATGATCATTGAAAAAAATGTTGTCGTCAACCTGAATTACAAGCTACAGGAAAATAATGCAGAGGGAAGTGTAATTGAAGATACGGGGGACTCCCCACTGGTTTTTTTGTTTGGTGTAGAGCAAATGCTGCCTTCCTTTGAAGAGAATCTTGAAGGGAAAAAGGCGGGAGATTCCTTTGCCTTTGGATTGGAAAGCCACGATGCGTATGGTGCTTACGAGCCGGAATACGTTATCCCTGTTCCCAAAGATAGCTTTACAGTTAATGGCATAATACAGGAAGACCTGCTGGTTGTCGGTAATACCATTCCTTTGCAAGATCAGAGTGGCAATCAAATGATGGGTACAGTGGTGGAAGTTAAGGAGGAAGAAGTTGTGCTGGATTTTAACCACCCATTAGCTGGGGTCAATTTGTACTTTACCGTTCAGATAGAAAGTATCCGACAAGCCACTGAAGAAGAGCTTGAACACGGCCATGTACACGGCGTTGGGGGACATCCCCATGATGGCCGAAGCATGTCGCTCTAATCGATGTGAATAATGAAAGTTATAAGGATCGGATTTGTGTGCCCGGAATTATCCGGGGCAGCAAGGGCTGATAGAGGTGGAAATTTCACCGATCGCCAAAGCATATCCCAAAAAATAAAAAAACATGAATCATCCCGAATTTCATCTAATCAGATTAAATTCGGGATTTTTCTTTTACAAAAGAAATAAACCGCAAAACCTGCCTTCCGTCGCGGCAGCAGGCAAAGTTTAAAACAAGTAACCGCAAAATTTAGAAGTGTTTGGGTCGTGGGTTAGGTGTTTTGCGACAAAAAATGACTTTTTTCCAAAACCCAAACCTTTTGCCCACTCACTTTTACACCTGCCTTCCTGCGTCAGCAGGCAGGTTTTAAATTACTTGTTTTACATTTTACATTTAAAAAATACTTCAAATAATCAAAAAATTTCTATTTCAGATAGTTTTTGAAAATTCGGAATGACTCATGTTTTTTGTGGAATGCTTTGAACATCTGCTGACATCGACTTGAGCAATAAGCTTCGGACATCAGGAGAATTTGTTGCACTCAATTTTGGAACTTATCCTTTCTTTTGGTTTCAATTCCTTACTTTTGTTCATGAAAATTCACACCATGAATAAAGCTGTACTCGCTGAACTGTTTTATAAGGAACTGCAAAAAATCGCCTTTAACGATCTTTTGTCTCCGACGGAACAAGTCAGGTCTCTCCAGCAGCTTTTGAATATTATTTTTGTTGAAATTACCCAAAAGGAACAACTTCAGTTTTCTACCCTGTTTACCCGGTTTGCCTACGTCGGCAACAAATACCAGATTCCTAAACAACTACAGTTTTTTCTCCATCGGTTTCGAAATATTCATCCTGAAAAAGATGCCAATGATTCTTTTACGCCCGAAAATATTTTTGACTTTGGGTTGAAGGTTCTCACGGAAGTCATTGAATTTATTTTTGAAGTAAAACCAACTCCCGACCTATTAAATCTGGTGCCCCCCTCATGGCCTGATATTTTTCGGCCTGTCGGCATTAAGGCATTCAAAAAAAGTGCCCGGGTAGTGATTTTGGATCATAACCCCGAACATGAGTACCTGCTAGGCAAGGACGAAGCGATTCCCGAAGAGATCATAAAAATCAGGTACAACATTCCTGAAAGAAATGAAAATTTTAATCCGACGATCAAATCGCTGGCCGTTTTGTTCGAATTTCCTTATGTCCTGAGCCTGATCGATATAGAGATTGATGAATCCGGTATTTACCATCCCCGGGCTTTTGTGGTGGAGCCTGATTTTTTGGTAGATGTGTCCTCCATTGCCGAATGTTTCAGTGGCAATAACAGTATTCCGTGGACTTACCTGTTAAAAAAATTCCTTCCTTTTGAGACCACCACCTACCTGATGATCGGAAATATTGCCAACTTTTTCCTGGATGAACTGATGAATAATCCAAAGATCTCTTTCCAGGAACTCAAAACAAAATTATTTGCGCTGAATCCTTTGGGATTTTGCCTGTTTACGGATCGGCAGGTCAAGGAAGTTGTCCAATCGGTACAGCGTCATTATTTAACCTTAAAAATGATGGTGACCTCCGGTTTTGGGGCGGAAGACATTCAACCCCAATATGCTTACCTGGAACCATCTTTTTATTCTGATCAATACGGACTCCAGGGGCGACTGGACATTTTTCACTACGATCCGGAAGGAAAGGGCAAAACAGCGATCGTCGAATTAAAAAGTGGTAAAGCCTTTATGCCAAATGTATATGGTATCAGTCCCAACCATTTCATGCAAACCCTGCTGTATGACCTGATGATCAAAGATGTTTTCCAAGACAAGGTAAACCCCGTCAATTACATCCTTTATTCAGGCCAGGAAATGAATCCATTGAGATTCGCCCCGGCTTCCAAACACCACCAGTTTGACGGATTGCAGATGAGGAACCTCCTGGTCAGCATTGAAAAAATGATATCCCTGTTGGGAACAGATCAAAACGTGCCTTTGCTGGAGCAGGGGGCCAAAATTTTTGGCCGGTTGAAGCCCGGCAATTTTCCCACCCTTAAAGGATTCACCCGGGATGAAATTATCCTCTTCGAAGACGTGTACCAACGGATGAGTGACCTGGAGAGAAAATATTTCATCTCTTTTTCAGGCTTTATTGCCCGGGAACAGCTCATGGCCAAGACAGGGGTTCAGGGTATAGACCGGATGAATGGGCAAGCCTCCCTTTGGCGGGACCGACAGCAGGAAAAACTGGACAACTATGCCATTTTGAGCCATTTGAACCTGGTACATAATGCTGCGGGGGAAGAAGAAGCCTTACTGTCCTTTGTAAAAACTGAATCTACCAACCCCCTCGCCAATTTCCGTAAGGGAGATATTGCCGTTTTATACCCGGAACAGGAGGGCCAAACCCCACTTTCCAGCCAGCTGTTCAAATGCACCATTGTTGAACTGACATCCAGCCAGGTCGTGCTGCGGCTGAGAGCCAAACAATTTAACAATGCCTTTTTCTCCCAATTTGATTTTTGGAATATAGAACATGACCTGCTGGATAGCAGCTTTACGGGGATGTACCGCCAATTGTTTGACTTTGCGAAAAGTTCAAAAGATAAAAGGGAGCTTTTGCTGGCACAACAACCTCCCAAACTCCTGCCATTAGACCAACAAATATTAGAGGATGACCCTCAAATGACGGAGGAACAGAATGAAATTTTCATGAAAGTCCACAATGCCCGTGACTATTTCCTCCTCTGGGGCCCGCCGGGAACGGGAAAAACGAGTGTTATGCTGCGAAAAATAGTGGCCCACATTTTTCAACATACCGGTGAAAACATCCTTTTGCTGGCCTATACCAACAGGGCCGTCGACGAAATATGCGAAGCCATTGACAGCATTGGCCCTGAGATGCAACAACAATATTTCCGCATCGGCTCCCGGTATTCAACAGGAGAAAAATGGCAAAAACAACTCCTCAATGTCAAAATAGAAGACCTATCCTCCAGACAGGCACTGAAGGATCTCATAGACCGACACCGCATTGTAGTGGGTACAATTTCTTCTGTTGTGGGAAAAACAGAACTATTTAAATTAAAAAATTTCGACCAGGTAATAATTGACGAAGCTTCTCAAATCCCTGAACCCATGCTTGTGGGAATATTGCCTTTATTTAAGAAATTTGTGCTCATTGGAGATCACCGGCAATTGCCGGCAGTGGTAGCCCAAAGTGAAGAAGCCACTTTGGTGACGGATAAAGAGTTACAATCTATAGGGCTGAACAATCTGAGGAACAGCCTTTTTGAACGGCTTTATTTGCAATGCATCCAAAACGATTGGAACCATGCCTTTGCCCAGCTGAGCCACCAGGGCCGCATGCATAGCGAGATCATGGAATTCCCCAATCATTTCTTTTATGGCAATAGCCTTAAAGTGCTCCCCGAAAACCTCGACAAAACCCAAAAGCAAATTCGGGGATTGAAAAAATTAACGAGTCCTGCCAATGAAATGGAATCCCTGATTGTTAACAACCGAACCGTTTTTATCCCCACCAGAGCCGACGAATCCAGCATAATCAATAAAACCAATCACCACGAAGCCATCCTGGCTGCCGAAGTGGCCAATATTTTCAGAAAACTTTTCGCCGCCGAAAACAGTCTTACCCCGGAGTGCATTGGCATTATTACCCCTTACCGTGCCCAGATTGCCCTGATCAAG carries:
- a CDS encoding transposase, which translates into the protein MINEKLVPHLSKGKRGPKCKFGLWRIIQAILYKLKSGSQWRELPLREFFGRFSISWNTVYYYFQKWSKDGSWYRLWTAFLKTFFLFFIVLFLTLFLFDYFDKDIEENIVLLIKKNILGSIIIALLVTIVQIVGLKKFSKEESTEDE
- a CDS encoding AAA family ATPase, whose translation is MNKAVLAELFYKELQKIAFNDLLSPTEQVRSLQQLLNIIFVEITQKEQLQFSTLFTRFAYVGNKYQIPKQLQFFLHRFRNIHPEKDANDSFTPENIFDFGLKVLTEVIEFIFEVKPTPDLLNLVPPSWPDIFRPVGIKAFKKSARVVILDHNPEHEYLLGKDEAIPEEIIKIRYNIPERNENFNPTIKSLAVLFEFPYVLSLIDIEIDESGIYHPRAFVVEPDFLVDVSSIAECFSGNNSIPWTYLLKKFLPFETTTYLMIGNIANFFLDELMNNPKISFQELKTKLFALNPLGFCLFTDRQVKEVVQSVQRHYLTLKMMVTSGFGAEDIQPQYAYLEPSFYSDQYGLQGRLDIFHYDPEGKGKTAIVELKSGKAFMPNVYGISPNHFMQTLLYDLMIKDVFQDKVNPVNYILYSGQEMNPLRFAPASKHHQFDGLQMRNLLVSIEKMISLLGTDQNVPLLEQGAKIFGRLKPGNFPTLKGFTRDEIILFEDVYQRMSDLERKYFISFSGFIAREQLMAKTGVQGIDRMNGQASLWRDRQQEKLDNYAILSHLNLVHNAAGEEEALLSFVKTESTNPLANFRKGDIAVLYPEQEGQTPLSSQLFKCTIVELTSSQVVLRLRAKQFNNAFFSQFDFWNIEHDLLDSSFTGMYRQLFDFAKSSKDKRELLLAQQPPKLLPLDQQILEDDPQMTEEQNEIFMKVHNARDYFLLWGPPGTGKTSVMLRKIVAHIFQHTGENILLLAYTNRAVDEICEAIDSIGPEMQQQYFRIGSRYSTGEKWQKQLLNVKIEDLSSRQALKDLIDRHRIVVGTISSVVGKTELFKLKNFDQVIIDEASQIPEPMLVGILPLFKKFVLIGDHRQLPAVVAQSEEATLVTDKELQSIGLNNLRNSLFERLYLQCIQNDWNHAFAQLSHQGRMHSEIMEFPNHFFYGNSLKVLPENLDKTQKQIRGLKKLTSPANEMESLIVNNRTVFIPTRADESSIINKTNHHEAILAAEVANIFRKLFAAENSLTPECIGIITPYRAQIALIKQALFQLDIEEGLITVDTVERYQGGARRVIIISLCVNELSQLNTLVSLSSEGVDRKLNVAMTRAREHLILLGNEGILRKNHLYNEMIERFTSI
- a CDS encoding DUF255 domain-containing protein, whose product is MKKFIVGFSVIAFSAVLFAFTPEKNAPEPITPIANETAQVKWYTWDEAIKAAEKSPKKVFVDVYTQWCGWCKKMDQTTFADPKVAAYLNKNFYPVKFDAEQKESINYKNNVLKYRADVGRRGLHELAYALLDGRTSYPSYVYLDEKQDRITISPGYKEAGPFLKELKFISEEHYKTTTYDDYVKKGK
- a CDS encoding UbiX family flavin prenyltransferase, whose product is MKKIVVAVGGSSGAIYAKVLLDKLKELRKQWEAVGVVMSKNACFNWEFELGDRSFENYPFDRYEPNDFMAPFASGSAQYDTMIICPCSMGQMGRIAAGLSTDLVGRAADVMLKERRKLILVPRDTPYNLIHIRNMETITLAGGIICPASPSFYSKPKTFEELAATVTDRVLDLAGFDLDTYRWSESS
- a CDS encoding FKBP-type peptidyl-prolyl cis-trans isomerase, which produces MIIEKNVVVNLNYKLQENNAEGSVIEDTGDSPLVFLFGVEQMLPSFEENLEGKKAGDSFAFGLESHDAYGAYEPEYVIPVPKDSFTVNGIIQEDLLVVGNTIPLQDQSGNQMMGTVVEVKEEEVVLDFNHPLAGVNLYFTVQIESIRQATEEELEHGHVHGVGGHPHDGRSMSL